Below is a genomic region from Equus caballus isolate H_3958 breed thoroughbred chromosome X, TB-T2T, whole genome shotgun sequence.
CCTGTTAGCTATGACTTCTCCATCAACTCCACGGCCCTTTTGCCTTACCCTCTGGGGAGGCTCAGTCCTTCACTCCTGGGGTCTGAGTCCTTGGTGCTCCTTTCTGGGGTTGCAGTACTCTGTCGGGACCTACTCAGGACTGGAGGATAAGAAGCCACCTGAGGGGACCCCCTGAGTCTCATCCGTATTCCTCCTCGGCCTCATTCTATAGCGTAAACACCACAAGCACCTGTTTTGAGAGGCTCCAGGAGCTAAGAGCGGCTTCAAGTATAGTGGAACCAATATTTCCTCCCATACGGGATGGGTTTCTTCCTAGGGGACCAGAACCTCTAACCAGCAGAGAGCAGAGTTGCAGGGCGGGGAGGTCAAACTGGGGCAGATGAGTCAAGTGTGCGTCCGAGGGGAGATCCAATAGcttccatttgtgtcttcttaCCCTAATACCCTTTCTCCAGGGCACAGGCAGCCAATGTGGGGGCAGGTATAGGAGACGGACACCTGTCTCCACCGGGAGACTTCTCGAGTCGAGGGCTGGCTGGAGCACCCTGTTCCAGCAGGGAGAGCAGGGACCACAGCGAGGAAGACTTAGGAAGAGAAGGATGGGGGTAAACTCCTActccctgcctgctccctgcctccctggaattCGGTCGCATCAAGGCATGCATGAGTAGACAGaggtgaggggaaggaaggagcacCCATGGTGCTCAGCCCAGGCCATGCCCTCACATCCCACCCCAGGCAGCCCTGCCCTCACATCCCACCACAGGAGGCACTGCCCTCACATCCCACCATTGGCAGCCCTGGCTCTTCTTGGCCCACAGGGGCTCTTCTCCTCTGTCTTGTGGGCTCACCAGCAGTGCCATATCCCACTCATGGTCTGCCACCAGCATCTACTCACACACTTTCTAGGACCTACTCTGTCATTCCAATGTCACAAAGCAGGTATGTCCCCACTGAAAAGGAGTGTGCAACAATGAATCCACGTGGTGCATTCACGGGGCGGGGTTGTGGCCGGGTTTCCTTCCTCACACAATTCCTCACCTTGCCTTGCCTTTACAATGAAGCAGCACCGCTGCAGGGAGTGCAAATTCCTCCCCCCGTATGGGGAATAACCCTGGGCAGCATCTACCAAAGCGAAACATAAGCATCCCTTGTGACCCAGCAATGGGAACCCCAAGTTCTTTACCCTGCACAAATGTGTACAGATGTTCAACCAAAGATATGTACAAGATCTGACTGCATAGagcaaggaggaagaagagacactACTGACGGGGCCATTAGAATAATCCAGGAGAGTGGTAATGGAGGCTCAGACAAGGGCAGTGACAGCGGAGGTGCAATGACCCGGGCACATTCTGGTTGCTGTTGAACGTAGAGCCGAGGACTTGCTGACGGAGCTAATGTGGGCCATGAGGAAACGTGGTCATTGAGGAGGTCACCACGGTGTTTGGCTTGGACAATAGGAAGGAAAGAACTACCACTTGTCGAGATGGGGGAGACAAGGAAACAGCGGTTTGGGAATAAGAAAAAGCAACCAAAAAGGCTTAGTAAATAAACCCTTAACAAATactaaataattctatttattttcaaaagtaagcCTATAAACTCAGCGCAAATGTTTCCCTTAAATGTGCCAATACATGAAAGATACATTAATTCGTGAATTCCAACTCTGAAGTCATTATTCAACTACGTATTTTAAAGCGGAACAACAGGTGCCAAATCGGCTTTGGGCCGAGCTGTTGTGGGAATCCACGGGGTTGACCTGCACCATTATCTCATAAAAACACAGGACTTAAGAAACTGAAGTGAGTGTCATTGCCCTGACTAAATGGTACATGAAGTTAGACAAAGTGATGGAAGGATCAGAGTGGTAACTCCATTTTCTGGTGTTGGCGATCGATTAAAAGCAAACGCCTCTGGTCAAATAATAACTCCTCTGATTTTCATCTTTTCAACATCTATGGAGGTGATTGCATGatatcctctttctctctctgaacgCAGTGAGTGAATACATTTCCTAGCATTGAACTCCCCTGACGTTCCCTGGCCATGGTGCATTCTTCGTTGAATGTGCTGCTGTGAATTATGTGGGCTGATGTTTGGGGCCTTCCCAATAATCTTGGAGGCAGTATctgtggcctgtgggccaaaaATCTTGGGTTGACAGACGCATGAATGAGCAGGAAAATGTGTTCACAAAACCTCCCAGAAGGGGCATCCGGAGGCCAACGTTGACTGAGGATGTCAGAAGTACAGGTGGGTGGTGGACAGGGAGGGGGGGCACCACGCGGACGCCTCAGCGCCTGAGCACTTGgatcctccccacttccctccctgcagcccccgcCTTCACCATGCATATGGAGCCCAGTGGCCTGACGTCTTCTCCTGTGACCCAGTCCTCATCCACCGCCCCTCCTGAAAACCCTCAGCACCTCCCCTCCGATTCTGGCCACGCCTCCCGCGATTCTGGACCGGCCTCCACCAACAGGCATTAGAGCCACGCCGGCGTCTCGCTCGTCCACTGCCTTGGGTACCTACTGCGCCTGCGCTGGAGCGACCACAGCCTTTGTGGGCAGAGACTGCGCAGTTGCTGGGTACCGCCCACGGCCCCGCCCTCACCAACCCGGACCCCCCTCTGAGGAAATGAACTCCCGGTGTCAACTGGGAACCTCGCCATCAGAGCAGCAATGTGATTTGCTGGTCTTTGGCAAAGAGGAAAAGCCAATGTCTCTGGTAGCGTCATACCCGCTAACCTGAACTAAGGCCAAAAGGGGAAATGGTCACATTCGAACGTGAGACTCATTCGGTGACACCAGAGAGGGTAAGAAAAGGGATATCGATAAAGGTTCAGTTGCAGTGAGGACAAAGAGAAGTGATTTGAACTTTGCGTAACGATGAACTCCCGTTACAAATGGGACATTGCAGCTTGGGTCCCTGTAGACTGGATGGCAAGAACACTTGCTGACACCTGCAGCCCAAGACGTGTATGAAATCCCAGGAAGGGAACCAGACCCAAAGACCCAACCACTTCTGAACGGACCTTCTCTAGAAGCATGCTGACTACCCTACCCCGCCTTACCCCTGGACCTATCAGAAGACCTCCCACCCTTACTCCACAGTCCCCACATCTGTGCTGATGGCCTTCAAGAAGTGGCTCAAAGGATCACCCCATAAGGGGAGGCATTAGATTACCCACCACCTGTAGGGGAGTACGTCTCTAAACACAGGGGCCAGCTTAACAAAGGGGAGAACTTCCATCAGGGCCTGGAGAGCCCCTTCCCCTGCCACCAGGCCCCTGTCCTTGATGCCTCAGGATCTATGGCACAGAGCTCTGCCCCGGTGCAAGTGATGATGCACATGGCACAGCCGCAGCTCCCTTGACCTGAGGGTGTTGACTGCGAAGAAAACAATCGACAAGTGGAATCTTCTGAAACAACTGAATTTTATTGGGAGAACACAAGGGTTCTTTAAAATGCAAGAAACAGAAGCAGCAAACACATTGTAAAGACACAGCAATGAGGATAGCAGAAAAGTATCACACCGAGTTGGTATGGCCAGGGAACTCAGTCACACAGTAAACAGAGGGTGAGGGAAGGTCTCCGAGAAAAGGCTCCTACTGCAAAGGCTACTCAGCCTGAGACCTCGGCGGTCACCCTGTAGAATACACGGACAGGACAGACACATCTGGACACGTCTCCACATGTACAGTATTTCAAAAGATTTCTTGAGTAAGCACAAAAGCACATGTTGTAAACAAGGAAAACAACCCAAAGTCCAACCTAATGCCAAAGTCACAGTACCCCGACATCAATTTCTGGTCACATGACAAGTAGCTGATGTCACAGGCCCCATCTCTGAGTCGAAGTCCTTCAGGTGAAGTTCATGGGTTCTGGAGAACCGCTGTGAGTCTAGGAAAGTCAACACCCTGTGGACTAAAAGTTATCCTTACACACGGCCAATGCTAAGGCTCCATATAAGTGGAAAGTCCAAGGCCCAAAAGAATCCACACGCAGTCAACGCCGTTACCCCTTTAACCATGGAGAAGCAGTCTTCCCTTCAGTCCTAAAGCTAAAGACATTTGAGAGGGAGCGCTCATCTGTAGTCAGGGGAGGgcctttaatattattttctgaaaCCACTTTCTTGAgggatgaaggaaagaatgacCCAAAagagctgtacatatttaatgtatatgatTTAAAGACTGTGGAAATAGGTAGACATCTGTGAACCATTACCAAAACCTGTGCCATAAACAGACCCATCCCCTCCAAAGTTTCCTTCCAccctctaataataataataataataattaccattattattattttgtgtaatAAGAAGACAACATAGAATGGACACACGTAGCAAATCTTTCAGTACCCAGCCCATCTCTCCTGGGCTCTGGAGAAGTGGCCCAGCTGCGTGGTCCCCGGCTTTAACCATATTTCACACACGGCAGCTCAGCAACGCCCCCACGACAACAGTCCCCCAGTTGATCCGAGAGCTGGCTCGACCACGGGCCTTTCGGCACTCTGGAAGGCCGCTGTGTCTGACTGCTGGGGGACACTGAGAAAGGCAGTGACTCCCCCCAGGATTCACTGCACAGCGCCCACGGCTGTTCTCTGAAGTGGAGAAGCAGCAGCACGCTAGGTCTGCGCATGAAGAAGGAGAGGCAAGGGAAGCTCAGAAGGCCAAGGCAAATATCAACGTGGAGCTGGCCTGACCGGCCACCCTCGGGAATCCACACACTGTGCTCCTGGAGTCAGCACGATGGACTGAGAGGGCAAACTCGAATCCCGCGGGGTCTAGAGGAGATCATTCAAATGGTACGGGAGTGCCCACATTTGCACATTCTTTCCACCCTTTTGAGAGGACAGCACACGAACTAGCCATAAAACAGGATCAGAGTCCTCTCCTCCTACCAAGTGTCATGTCACCTCTTGTGTGTCACAACACACAGAGATCAACCCTCTGACTTCACCTGCAGACAAACTCAGTTCGCTGGGAAAACGGAAAATGACAGTTGTCACCACAATAAACATCTTAACTGGACAAGGGAGCCATATTATCTCATATCACGTCCATCAGTGTCCACTGTGACCTTCTGGCCCACGGATAAGATGACCCAAAGGTAGTGCGGGAGAATGTATGTAGGGGACACGAGACACAGCCCTGAACCCACGATGCCCATCACAGCTGTCACACCAAAGTCCCTTTTCCTTCACACTCTCAATTTTTCATTCTACTCTCACAGTGTGCTTATATCTCCACTCGGCACTTATGTGCCCGCCTCAGACTTCAGCAATGGAGAGAAATCAACAGCGAAATATAGGAAAACCAGAGGAGGCGTCCTCTTCTCAAACTGCAACTGTCCACATCCGCTTGCCCCTCCATAGCTGCAGCACCCAACCCTGTGCCGACGCCCCTCACCGTTGTGGACAGCACCCACTTCCCTGAGAGTGCACACAAGGTCCCCTCAAGGCAACATCACCACCCCTGTGAGAGGACCAGAAGGGCAGAGGGGCAGACCACCAAGCAGCAAAACCTCACAGAAACAGGGGAAGGGACAGCCAGAGCCACTGACTACATGCTGTCCTATTCAGCAATGAAGAATAGGTGGGCAAAATCCTCCAGCCTGGAGAGCTCACCAGGCACATTCCTGGATATCCAGGCTCATCTGCGCACATCCATGAGGATCTAAATGTCCACGGCCTCATCTACTGTTCATGGACAGGGCCCAGTGACTCTCCTCTTCCTACCAATGTGCAGAGTGTACTCAGCGGAAGAGTGCCGACAGCTCACATGCAAACGCTTGGCTAAAGCTCCAGCCCAACTCCCATCCAGAAATTCAGCATCCCTAATGACTCCTAAGATGCCATCGCCCTGCATGGTGGACGACATTCTGTTCAGCACCTTCATGTCACAGCACGCAAGCCTGACCGCGGGCCACGGCCAATTTCTCCCCAGGGACCCAGAATTTCCCACACCCCACATTCGGCCATTGCCGGCATGCGCTTTTTGAGGGACTTGAAAAAGGCAATTGAGTCATGTGATGGTGGAAGGAAGAAGTGTCTGCGTGGTCTGTGGAAATatcacagcagcaacagcagctcgCTTTCATCATTCTCTCCATGGGGACACAACTCATCAACAGCACGAAAGAGTGACTGGGCACCTCTACCAAGAGCGATTATTCACCAGAGACAACCATCTGAGTCCTCTCCTCCTACCAAGTGTCATGTCACCTGCTGTGTGTCACAACACACAGAGATCAAGCCTCTGACTCCACCTGCAGACAAACACTCAGTTCCCTgggaaaatggaaagtaaaacCCTGTTGGCAGAATAAACGTCTTAACTTGACAAGGGAGCCATATTTTCTCACAGCATGTCCATCAGTGTCCACTGTGACCTCCTGTCCCACCGCTATGCTGACCCTAAGGTGGTGTGGGAGAAGGCACATAGGGGACACGAGACACAGCCCTGCGCCCACCATGCCCTTCACGACTGTCGCACCAAAGTCCCTTGTCCTCCACACTCTCAAGTTTTCCTCCTACCCTCAGAGTGTCGTCATATCTCCGCTAGGTACTTCTGTGCCAGCCCCAGACTTCACCAATGCGGAGAAATCAAAAGCCTGAAATAGGAAACACAGAGGGGGTCTCCTCTCCTCTAATTGCGACTGTCCTCACCCTCTTGCCCCTCCATAGCTGCAGCACCCAACCCTGTGCCGACGCCCCTCACCGTTGTGGACAGCACCCACTTCCCTGAGAGTGCACACAACGTCCCCTCGAGGCAACATCACCACCCCTGTGAGAAGACCAAAGGGGCAGAGGGGCTGACCACCAAGCAGCAACACCTTCTCACAGAAACAGGGGAAGGGACAGCCAGAGCCACTGACTACATGCTGTCCTATTCAGCAATGAAGAATAGGAGGGCAAAATCCTCCAGCCTGGAGAGCTCGCCAGGCACGTTCCTGGACATCCAGCCTTATCGGCACACACCCATGAGGATCTAAATGTCCACGGCCTCATCTACTGTTCATGGACAGGGCCCAGTGACTCTCCTCTTCCTACCAATGTGCAGAGTGTACTCAGCGGAAGAGTGCCGACAGCTCACATGGTAACGCTTGGCTAAAGCTCCAGCCCAACTCCCATCCAGAAATTCAGCATCCCTAATGACTCCTAAGATGCCATCGCCCTGCATGGTGGACGACATTCTGTTCAGCACCTTCATGTCAGAGCACACAAGCCTGACGGCGGGCCATGGCCAATTTCTCCCCAGGGACCCAGAATTTCCCACACCCCACATTCGGCCATTGCCATCATGCGCTTTTTGGGCGACTTGAAAAAGGCAACTGAGTCATGTGATGGTGGAAGGAAGAAGTGTCAGCGTGGTTTGTGGAAATataacagcagcaacagcagctcgCTTTCATCATTCTCTCCATGGGGACACAGCTCATCAACAATACGAAAGAGTGACTGGGCACCTCAACCAAGAGCGATTATTCCCCAGAGACAACAGCAGTTCTCTCTCAGAAGACTCCCTCATGTTAATGTACTACACAACAACGTAGGAGGGCAAAGAGCCAATGTTCCTCGAGCCATTATTCACAGGCTAAGTCAGTGCACAGAATCAGGCAGAAACAGCAAAgcattcctcagcagaaaagtacaaaatactCCTATTGCACAAGTCAGCAACAGTCCCCATCGTCAAAATTTCATCTTGGCCAGAGGGCCGTATGTTCTCATGTCACACTCAACCATCTGCATTGTTATCTTTTATCCTCCAGCCATGCTGATCCCTGGTAGTGCCATGGATGGGCCAGCGGGCAGGAGGCACTCTGGAACATACAAAGGCCAACACGCCTTTGACACTGAGGGCGCAtaccctcctctctgctctgtcctcctgcTCTGAGAGCAGCTCTACAGAGGACACTCTGTCCAGCCCCCTTCCCAGCTCTAGGCTTCAAGCACCGGAAGCAAGGAGTTAGTCCTTCCATCTTTCCTGATCACAgaacccccttccccaccagaGCCTCCAACCTCCATCATTCTTCTCCTCAAGAGAACAGACAATCAGAAGTGGCTGGAGAACCAGTCACGAAATCTCTTTAGTTCAAGAAGTGTTCCCCCATGTAAACTGCttcagccacaatggaaaacagtatgcaagTTCCTCAAGAAGTAAAAGGAGAGCCACCCCATGATCCGGCAATCCCAGCCCTGGGTGTACAGCCAATGGAAACGAAATCACTGTCTCAAAGCCGTGTCTGCACCCCGGTGTTCAATGGCGCACTCTTCACAACAGCCGACACACGGAACAGGctcagtgtccatcaacagatcagtgggtaaagaaaatgtggtacatacatacaatggaatactattccgCCATAGACATTTTGCACAGAACAGGGAACCAGTATAACAAGGAATACACTCCATTTCAGGAGCCTACCCTTAAGGGGTCCAATATAATCCCTTCTCTTTCCAACCCCCACAGCAAcaagaggaatgaaaaaatacatatggcAAACGCGACTTTGACATGGAATACTTCACACCAAAAGCTACAGCACATTAACACTCCCAGGAGTGAGCAGACATTCATGAGTACATGTCTCACTGGGTGAGTGACATGGCTCGCCTCAGAACGAACTCCTGGGAGAGAACCCGATCAGCTTCTCTTTCCCTGAGAGTCTTGATTTTGAGAATGTCATCAATTAGAGTCACTCTTTTGGAATCCTCAAAGCCGTCACTTGTTTTCAAGTGCCAATACTCAGCAGATTGACCCTGAAACCATTCATCTAGGTCTTTCGCACCCCTCCCGCCATGAAGGGACCTCAAATGAATGTCCTGGGCAGTGGGCCCTAGTGTATgtggaaggggaagaaggcaTCGCAGTTACGGTTAAGTTTCACAAGTTGAGTTTTTGACTAGCAACCAGGCCAGTGATGGTCACTGTCATGTCACTTGGTGAAGGAACATGGGCTTGAGCACAGGTATTTCTAAGTATCTCAGGTCTCAGGTTTTCACTGGGCAGACAACATAATGACCCCTATCTTCTGCAAATCTTATGTGATCCAACCAATCAGAAGGATCAGTAATGACTTTGAAGTGTCAGTGGGCTGCATAAAGGCAACATACTTTAGTCTCTACTCACAAAGAAATGTGGATTGTTTTCACCCTTGGTGAGTGAACTTCAGCTTCTGTGATGCGACCTTCTGGATGAAACCTGTGCCAATAAAGCAATAGAGGAACCGGGAACCAGAGCCATCCATGAGACTAAAGGGCAGAAGCGTCTTGGAACGCACCTTACCTAGTGCAGATTTGTATCAAGAACTCCCTCCCAATTACCCAAACTCTTCACTTAAGTTTCAACAAATTAACCACCCCCCAGAAAACAAGTGACTTTATACAGACAGGGAACAGAGGAGATCTTGGTGGCACTGCCAGTGAACAAGAAGCCTCCAGCCTGAACTTGGTGCTGAGCCACATCAGCTTTGACGAAAGGTGTCCATGTTGGCCGGAAAGACTGCAGCTCAGAGAAGGCAAAGTCCGAATTGCCCGGCTTTCCCCTGGCATCACAGGAGAAGTAGAGAAGTTGGTTTCTAGAGAGATTGAAGGAATCGCTGAGGAAATTTGCTGGTCctgtgaaaggaaacaaaacatttCGTTGAAATGACGCCTAGGGTCTCAAGAACTGAAGTGGAAGCGGGGGctcacagggagggagaggacctCAACCAAGCCACAAGGGTCTGCTCTAATCTATGGATTCTGGAAGTGCTCAGCTACTTCCTTCAGGACCCGCTGCATGCCGAGCACTTACAAGGATCATCACACTTGATTCTCACAACATACCTGATAGCAAGGTGTGCTCCCCATCTCCATCTGTGGAAACTCAAGCTCAAAGATGAGAGCTAGAAAGGGCCAAGGGTCTTTCTCACTCAGATACCAGAAATCTATTGTCCACGAAACACAACGTCTGGTCGCAGCAACATCTGCTAGGCAACAAAGTGGCCAACAACGTACGGAGGGGTAAGCGCGTGAGCAAGTACGGACCTATTCATTACTTCAATTGCTAGACTATGCCTGCAGGACCACTGCTACGTAAATGCTCACCCACCCACAACCGGGGTAGACTGGCAGATTGCCATTGTCTGGCACCCACTTGGTGGACGGGTCTCACCTTCTCCCCCGTTTCCCACTTAGACCCGGTCTTAAATCACATCCAAATCCACGATCTCACACCCGAGATAAAAAGCACATGAGCAATCTCCCACAATCTTTGGATTCCTGAAGGTTGTGTTTGACCGTCCCATCTAGTCCATCCTGCTTCTGCCTGGTCTGGCAAAGGTTTTCCAAAGGATAAGACAGATCAAAACCTTGACGTGAAAATGTCAACATCGGTTCTTTTTGAAATCTGACAGTCTAATAAAGTCAAGGTGTCTGTAACAGTGGCACCCACAGGAAACAGAGGAACACCAATAGGGACTGGAAAAAGACGCCACTGACTAGTCAAGAAATTGGTGGTAGACCTAGCATCTCACCCATGGGGTTCATAAGCAGTGCCCAGGGAGTGCCCCCGACGTTCCCAGAAATTCCCCTCTTAGACACTCAGGGAAGGGATTTCCACACCATCTGAAATAGCGCTACAGCTAACAGGAGATCAGTGCTACCCTCCCCCCAACACCTGTGGCCTCCCATCACACGAGATGGCACTTACTTGTCTGCCTGCTCTTGACTGTTGGTTCCAGTTCCACTCTCTTCTCCGTACAGGCCCACAGGATGACCTGGACTGGACTTTGCCACCACAGGTCCTGAAGGGGATGGTGATGGTAGAAATCTGCAAGGAGACTTGACTTTGGGTGGACAGCCCAGCACAACTGCAGGAAAAACAGTTTACTTGCCAACTCATATAAGTCAAGCGGCTCAGGCGAACTGGTTCTTTCCCTTATCCtgagaaatttctgaaaatggTCGGTGAGGCCAGAGGACCCACTCACGCACCTTGTGTGAGCTAGGCCAAAAGAGTGAAAGACACTGTGAGACAGGCGCTCCATGAGTCAAACCACAAGATAAGACCACTGCTTTAGAGGCCTCATTGCCCCTTCAAGTGAACCAGGGTTCATCCTGCTTTACTCAAACACGGATGGgattcactcaacattatgttgaGAGGTGTGACCAGTGACTTGCTAGAAGGCTAGAagacggggggtggggggggtgggggggggccgGGGGGCGCGGGGGAGGGGTCTCCCAACtccattttttctcttcagtAATAAGGGAACTGACTCACACATAAAAGGATGGTAACAAACCTTTGGAATGTGTGCCTGCTCTCACTGTGTTCCCAATTACTGACACTTACATGCCACGCAAGATTACGGGTAACAATACATTCACATGGTTTCTGTCTTCTACTTCATAGACCATGAGATGCACATTAGACAACTGGGTCGTTATATTAGTCTCAGTAATTGGTAAAAGATTAAGTTCAAAGACTGCTAAAACTAGGCATGAGCTAACTGAATTCAGAACAATTTCATGAAGAATTTCATATAGTACATAACGTTACTACCATCCAATATCGAACATAGGTCTTTGAGGACAAAGCAACGGAAACAACTGGACATCTGGAAATACACAGATTGGGGAATTTGCTCTTAATTTGCAATACGTCCTACTGTACTATGGGCCATGGGCACAGATTAAAAGCACCTTCATTCCACACGTAGGTATTGATCCAGGTCTGGGGCTCTGCCTGAAAAGGCAGGACTCACCGGCGAGGTGAGTGAGTGTCCCAATTCCTGAAATTGGTATTCCTGCCAGTACCAACTGCGCAGATAAAGGAAGACCAGCAATACAACCAGTAAAGCAAATACCAGCAATACATCTGTCCCATTTCTAAATGTGATCAAGGTGGATTTAGAGAACACCAATGCCCCACCAATATTCAAGTCATTAAATCATCTCTACATGTGCTAACATACATAATTCAAGTCAGTATCAAGAATCAATCTGCAAGAAGGCTCATAAGCCAACTCAACCATCACCATTATGTAGAGGAAGTAGTTGCTTTCCTTGACAATTCTGAGGTTACTGTCAGGCGATAGTGTCCTCAGGATTTTGAGGAAAACAACAATGTTCCTTTAATTTAATTCTCCCCTTGAATACACAGTGGATGTCGCAGGACGGAGGCATGAGGATAAACACACGGGCACTGTCGATTTCTTAACCCGACATTGTAGCACTTTGAGCCACTAAGGCACAGTCAGCACTTGTGTGCAAAGAGGCAAGGACAGCACCCTTTGACGTGGGGGTGGGGCAATGGTACTCGCAGTCTGGCCCAGGACCTCAAACAGATGGGATAGTAGTGGTCCTGGGGCAGACCGGTCAGGACATGAATTGGCCTATCCTGCTTTTCTGGACATAGAAACTACACAAAACGTTTCTTCTCTGGGACAACACCAGGGAAGGAGGAACCAGGCCAACACTTAAAGAAATGACAACGGAATAAATGCACAATTATTGCCCTCCAGTAATAGACATAAGCATGCCCGATGACCTGCAAGGGCCATTCCCTCTTAACAGCACTCATTCTGGAGGTGAATTTCCATCTCTGTAAGTGGAAAATGCCCCCACGATTTTAACAGGAAATGCATGAAAAGACTCAGGACAGAACCCAATCGAATAACGCGACACGCAACACACAACGATTGCTGGAAATGAAATCCCCGAAGAACCCAAATGACTTCCAGTGTTGACCAGTGAGGCGCACTTCCAGGAATTCAGTGTCGTAAAACAGCACCGCTCAGCCAGATCGACAACGTGTGAATTTTTAACATTGAAAACAaacctttcttaatttttattagagCTATGAAATAAGAAACGTAAAAgctaaaatttcaaaactttaatGGTATGAAAAACCCTTAACAGTAAATAAAATGCAAGATTAGGCTAGCAGACCACTTGAAGCCGCTAAGTGTCGTAAAGCAAAACGCACAGACACAATTAGGACC
It encodes:
- the LOC138921809 gene encoding uncharacterized protein → MTTWEGGAKGTLSSEAKRLTGLFKTWIVQRGFRGPFPSGMGEHGGSVSCCPQSLCWAVHPKSSLLADFYHHHPLQDLWWQSPVQVILWACTEKRVELEPTVKSRQTNVAATRRCVSWTIDFWYLSEKDPWPFLALIFELEFPQMEMGSTPCYQDQQISSAIPSISLETNFSTSPVMPGESRAIRTLPSLSCSLSGQHGHLSSKLMWLSTKFRLEASCSLAVPPRSPLFPVCIKSLVFWGVVNLLKLK